The Amycolatopsis nigrescens CSC17Ta-90 genomic interval TCGGCTGCCCGCACCACCGGCCTGGCCACGTCGTCGACGGTGGACAGGACCGGCTCGGCCGCTCGCACCACCGGTCCGGTGGCGTTGTCCACCGTGGACAGCACGGGCTCGGCTGCCTTCGCCACCGGCGCGGCCACGTTATCCACAGTGGACACGACTTCGGCTGGCAGTCCGGTGACCGCGCTGAGCAGCCCGGACTGGCCCTGCGCGGTATGCGCGCCGGGGTTCGGGTTCACCAGCTCGGTCACCGCGGCGACCGGCGCACCCGCGGCCGGGCCCACCGCGCCGGCCAGCCCGTCGGTGACCGCGGTCAGGTTGGCACCGGCGCCGCGCAGCGCGCTGTCCAGGCCGAGCAGCGCGGACGGATGCCCCGCCGAAGCCGCGGCGTCCGCCGCGTCGGCGTTCTTGGCCACGTCCACCAGCTGGCGGACCATCTCCACCTTGGCCGTGCCCACCTGCTCGGCCGCGTGCTCCAGCCGGTCCGCCGCCTCACCCGCACCCCGCGCGGCCGTGCTGAGCTGCCCGTCGTCCGGATCGGCGAACCCGGACCAGAGCCGGCCCGCCGCCTCCCCCGCCGGACCGGACATCGCCGACACGGCGGTACTGGCCCCCGCGTCCGCGTCACCGGTCAGGCCGAGCAGTCGCTCCCGTGCCTCGCGCCACGCGGTGGCCTGTGCCCGCATCGCGTCCTCGTCGGCCTCCGGCCAGGAAAGCCCGGCCTTCGCCGCCACGTCCGCCAGCTCCTGGGGCAGGTCGATACCCATGCCCGCCCCTATCCCTCGGTACCGGTGACGGTGTCGGTCGCGTCGGACTCGCCGGCCCGGTACTTGGCGGCGGCCGCGGTGAAGGACTCGCCGACGCCGGAAAGCCCGCCCGCGAGACCACGCAGCCGTTCGGCGGCCTCCTCGGCCTTGCCTCCGTGTGCCGCGGCGAAGCTCTGCCCGACCTGGTCCGAGCCCCAGGCCGCGGCCGCGCCGTCCAGCGCCTGGTCCAGCTCCGCGGCGATCTTCGCGGCCCGCTCCACCAGCCCGTCGAACTCCTTGGCGCCGGACGCGAGGCGCTCCTGATCGACCTGGAAACCCGGTTCGCTCATCGGGGCTTCGGCCATTCCTGCTCCTCCACCCAGCTCTGCTCCTCGAAGCTCACGTCGTCATCAGGATCGGGCTTCGGCGGCGGTGGCGCGATCTCGTCCGCCGAAAGATCACCCGTGCCCAGCAGCAGCGCCTGCGGGTCGGTGCCGCCGGGCAGCACCGGCGCGAGCACCTCACCGGCCCCGGTGAGCGCCTTGACCGCGGCCGCCCCGGCGGTGCGCACGATCTGCGCGGCCAACTCGGCCGGGGTGTACCGGCGGTAGGCGTCCTCGGCGATGACCAGTCCGGTCAGCGTGCCGCGCGGGCCGGCGGTCGCGGTCACCGTGCGGTCCGCGTTCTCCGCGCTGGCGGTGATCGCGGCCAGCTCGCGCTGGACCGAGGCCAGCTGCGCACGGCTGCGCTGGTAGTCGGCCAGCAACTCGGCAACCTGTGCCCGGTGCTCGGTCACGGCACTCTCCTCCAGCATCGGCGGTACAGCCACAGCGGACGGCTCTGCCTCTGACGCACAACCGGCCGGGTCGGTTCCGCACCGTGCGGAACCGATCACGCAAAGAATGGCCGACCGGCCGTCAGCGCCACATAAGCACCGCAATTCCGCAGGTCAGACGTCGTGAGTGAAAAGTGTTGCCGGGGCAACACAAAGTACTCACGAGCCGGTGAGGGCGCGGACGACGCGGGAAGGGCTGGGGCGGCCGAGGCGCTGCGCCATCCAGGCGCTGGTGGCGACCAGGGCGTCCAGATCGGCGCCGTGCTCGATGCCGAGGCCGTCCAGCATCCACACCAGGTCCTCGGTGGCCAGGTTGCCGGTGGCCGACTCCGCGTACGGGCAGCCGCCGAGGCCGCCGGCCGAGGAGTCCACCGTGGTCACCCCGCAGCGCAGCGCGGCCAGGGTGTTCGACAGCGCCTGGCCGTAGGTGTCGTGGAAGTGCACGGCGAGCCGATCCGGCTCGATCCCGGCCGCGCCGAACGCGGCCAGCAGCGCCTCGACCTGGCCGGGGGTGGCCACCCCGATCGTGTCGCCGAGGGAGAGCTGGAAGCAGCCCAGCTCCAGCAGCCGGACACCCGCCGCGACCACCTGCTCGGCCGGTACCGCGCCCTCCCAGGGGTCGCCGAAGCACATGGACAGGTAGCCGCGGATCTCCATCCCGGCCGCCAGCCCGTCCGCGAGCACCGGCTCGAACAGGGCGAACTGCTCCTCGAGCCCGGAGTTCAGGTTGCGCTTGGCGAAGGTCTCGGTGGCGCTGGCGAACACCGCGATCTGCCCGACCCCGGCGGCCAGCGCGCGGTCCAGGCCCTTCCGGTTGGGCACCAGCACCGGGTACCGGACCCCGTCGCGCCGGTTCAGCCCGGCCAGCA includes:
- a CDS encoding YbaB/EbfC family nucleoid-associated protein, with product MTEHRAQVAELLADYQRSRAQLASVQRELAAITASAENADRTVTATAGPRGTLTGLVIAEDAYRRYTPAELAAQIVRTAGAAAVKALTGAGEVLAPVLPGGTDPQALLLGTGDLSADEIAPPPPKPDPDDDVSFEEQSWVEEQEWPKPR
- a CDS encoding hydroxymethylglutaryl-CoA lyase, with translation MGAREVGLPDRVPASSGLPRRVRIWEVGPRDGLQNEATVVPLEVKLEFLDRLADAGLDTLEATSFVHPKWVPQLADAEQLLAGLNRRDGVRYPVLVPNRKGLDRALAAGVGQIAVFASATETFAKRNLNSGLEEQFALFEPVLADGLAAGMEIRGYLSMCFGDPWEGAVPAEQVVAAGVRLLELGCFQLSLGDTIGVATPGQVEALLAAFGAAGIEPDRLAVHFHDTYGQALSNTLAALRCGVTTVDSSAGGLGGCPYAESATGNLATEDLVWMLDGLGIEHGADLDALVATSAWMAQRLGRPSPSRVVRALTGS